The DNA sequence GTCGATAACTGTTATCAGTAAGGCTTCGCCGGCCACGATCTGCCGGCAAGCCGGACTGGCATGCAACTCCTCAGCAGTTACGGCGCGGGCTGCCAGAGTGACCGATCCGCCGTCCGGCGTGAATTTCACGGCATTGGAGAGGACGTTGATCAGCACCTGTTTCAGTTTACGTTCATCCGCGCGGATGCTCCGCGGCACAGCACTGTCGATAGCGTCGATGAGCCGAATGTCATGCCGGTCCGCACGCTCCTTCACGACATGCAGCGTACCGGCAAAAAGGTCCCGGAGATCGACCCTGGTAAGTTCCAGTTCGACCTTACCCGCTTCGATCTTCGAAATGTCGAGGATATCGTTGATCAGGGCCAGCAGGTGGCGACCGTTTTCCAGCACATAGCCTAAATATTCCTCCTGGAGCGGGCTAAGTTCGCCATAAACCTTGCTCAGAATCAGGTCGGTGAAGCCGTTGATCGAATTCAAGGGAGTCCTCAGCTCATGACTCATGGTCGCCAGAAAGGCGCTTTTGGCGCGATTGGCGGCCTCAGCCGCTTCCTTGGCACCTTTCAACTCTGCGGTACGCATATCAACCAGTTCTTCGAGATGGTCCCGATACCGCTTCAACTCCAACTGATTGCGCACCCTTGTTCTGACCAGGTGCGGCTTGAACGGTTTACGGATATAGTCTACAGCCCCGAGTTCCAGACCTTTCTGCTCGTTTTCCTCGCCGGTCATGGCGGTGATGAAGATGATCGGAATGTCCCAGGTCTTTTCTGAAGACTTGAGAACGTAGCAGAGTTCATAACCGTCCATTCCCGGCATCATGATATCCAGTAAGATCAGGTCCGGCGCCGGTGTTGCCCGGGCATTCTCCAGCGCTTCAGCACCGCTGGCTGCCACCAGCACCTCATAACCCTCCTGTTCCAGCATATCCCCCAGCACCCTCAGGTTTTCCGGGATATCATCCACAATGAGGATCACATTTCGTTCGACCATGTCAGACTCCGCAACCTGCTAAATGGCATCCATCAACGCACGAGCGATCTGCGGCAACGGCAGTACGCGTTCGGCAGCCCCCATCTCGATCGCTTTTTTCGGCATGCCGAAGACCACCGACGTTGCCTCGTCCTGGGCAAAGGTTACGGCACCGCGGTCCCGCATCTCTTTCAACCCACGGGCACCGTCTTCGCCCATGCCGGTCAGCACCGCACCAACCGCATTCCTGCCGGCATGCAGAGCAACCGACCTGAAAAGGATATCAACCGCCGGCTTCACATAATTCACCGGAGGCCCGTCAGACAGCTCGATGTAATACATGGCCCCATTGCGACGCACCGCCATATGCTTGCCTCCGGGGGCGATATAGGCGGTGCCGCGCAGTACCCTGTCACCATGTTCCGCCTCCTTAACCTGTACGCGAGCCATATCGTTCAGACGCACAGCAAAGGATTTCGTGAACAGCGGCGGCATATGCTGAACAATGACAATGCCAGCCACCGATTCCGGCATGCCCATGATCACCTCGGTGATCGCCTGAGTGCCACCGGTAGAAGCGCCAATGGCTATCAGCTTGTCCGTGGTGGCCATCTTGCTGGTATCGAGTGAGGAAACTGCCGGACGCGGCGCAGCTGGTTGAGCTATTGGCAACGTTGAGCGCCGGACTCGCGCCTTGGCAGCAATCTTCACCTTCCTGACGATCTCATTACCCAAATCGGCCAGACCTTCCGAGATGTCGATTGACGGTTTGGTAACATAGTCTATGGCCCCCAGCTCCAGGGCACGCAGGGTGGTGTTGCAGGCCTTCTGGGTCAGAGAGCTTACCATCACCACCGGCAACGGATTGGTACGCATCAGCTCTTCCAGAAAGGTCAGGCCATCCATCCTCGGCATCTCGACATCAAGCGTGATCACATCCGGCATCAGGCTGATGATCTTGTTCTTGGCAAAGATCGGATCAGGGGCCGAACCGACAACCTCGATGTCCGGGGCCTCGTTGAGGATTTCCGTGAGCAGCGCCCT is a window from the Geoanaerobacter pelophilus genome containing:
- a CDS encoding hybrid sensor histidine kinase/response regulator, which codes for MVERNVILIVDDIPENLRVLGDMLEQEGYEVLVAASGAEALENARATPAPDLILLDIMMPGMDGYELCYVLKSSEKTWDIPIIFITAMTGEENEQKGLELGAVDYIRKPFKPHLVRTRVRNQLELKRYRDHLEELVDMRTAELKGAKEAAEAANRAKSAFLATMSHELRTPLNSINGFTDLILSKVYGELSPLQEEYLGYVLENGRHLLALINDILDISKIEAGKVELELTRVDLRDLFAGTLHVVKERADRHDIRLIDAIDSAVPRSIRADERKLKQVLINVLSNAVKFTPDGGSVTLAARAVTAEELHASPACRQIVAGEALLITVIDTGIGIRPEDMQRIFEPFVQADNSSTRKYEGTGLGLSLSHKLVALHGGAIWAESDQGTPGSVFYIALPMSE
- a CDS encoding protein-glutamate methylesterase/protein-glutamine glutaminase; the protein is MMAGKIKVLIIDDSAVIRALLTEILNEAPDIEVVGSAPDPIFAKNKIISLMPDVITLDVEMPRMDGLTFLEELMRTNPLPVVMVSSLTQKACNTTLRALELGAIDYVTKPSIDISEGLADLGNEIVRKVKIAAKARVRRSTLPIAQPAAPRPAVSSLDTSKMATTDKLIAIGASTGGTQAITEVIMGMPESVAGIVIVQHMPPLFTKSFAVRLNDMARVQVKEAEHGDRVLRGTAYIAPGGKHMAVRRNGAMYYIELSDGPPVNYVKPAVDILFRSVALHAGRNAVGAVLTGMGEDGARGLKEMRDRGAVTFAQDEATSVVFGMPKKAIEMGAAERVLPLPQIARALMDAI